The Nitrospira defluvii nucleotide sequence AGCTGAATACAACTCAGAAGGTTCATACCCTCGCAGTGGCCGCCTTGATGTGGTTGGGGCACATGGTGTCGCCGGCTGGAGCCTATGATGTGATCGACGTGCAGCACGGCGGGACATTGGATGGGACAGTGACGCTGGCGGGAGCGATTCCTGAACCCAAAGGATTTAATCTGATCACGTTTCCGGATCCAACCTACTGTGGACGGATCTCGAACGGCAAGGGATGGCGTCTCCTGCGTGATTTCATCGTGGCGCCGGCGGGCGGATTGAAGAACGCAATTGTTACGCTGGAGGGGGCTGAGTCCGGAAAGCCGTTTGACATGTCTGTGCCGTTGATCGAGGCACGCGACTGCATGTTCCAGCCTTGGATTACGATCGTGCGAAATGGCCACGCGGTGGAAGTGGTGAATATGGATCCCGTGATGCACGACATCCAAGGCTATGAAACTTCGCCCGAGGCTGGAGCACGGGTGTTGTTCAACACCCCGTTGATTTTGAATCACCAGCATCAACGCGGCAACATGCGCGCAGTCCACAACCATGCGCCGGGAAAGTCCCTGGTGGGCCCGATCTATTTGAATAAAGGCCGTCGGACGTTCTACATGCAGTGCGGCTTCCATGCATATATGGAGAGTTGGGCCATGGCCGTGAACAATCCCTATTATGCCGTGACGGATGAGCAGGGCGCGTTCAGGATCGAGAATATCCCGCCGGGCACCTATCAAATGGTGGTATGGCATCCGCAGGCAGGGCCGGGGGCCACCCGTACCATTACGATTTCCCCGGACGGAACCACAACTGAACAAGTGGCCTTGCAGGCTCCAAAGGGAAACCGCACTTCCTACAAAGTGATGGATAATCCACGGTTTGGTCTCGAATCGTTGGGCCACCCCGTTGAAATTGAGCCGTTGGTGGAGCATCAGCACTAGTCCAGCCTGGGACCGTCTTCGGCACTGGGCCGTCGGAGGCTGGTTGTCCATGAGCCTCTGTCTTCTTGGTGCCGCGTCCGTTTGGTCGCATGAGACTGCCGCGGCTGCCTCCTCTCCTGGGTCGGTGGAGTTTTCTGCTTCCTTGGTCAAGCGGGTGGAAGGGCGACGGTTCGAAGCTCAGGTGTTTGCCAAGAATGACCGCATTCGGCTGGAGTACAAGTATGCGGTCAAAACCGAACTCGGCTATTCCAGTATAGAAATCATTCGATTGGATAAACGTGAGTCCTGGTTTGTGCTGGCCCAGCGCCGGCAAATTCTTCCGGTTCCCGTCAAGCCTGAGGAAATCCTGCCGATTCAATCCAACCTTCCTGGAGAGCAAAGCCGGACTCTGATAGGTGATGCCACCACCATCGGGCGAGCCTCCAGACTGTATGAGGTTGGGGTGGATTACAACGGCCGGAGTGAGCGGTTTTATGAGTGGGTCGATGTCGAAACGGGAATTGTGTTGAAATTGGTCAGTCAGGACCGTGATTGGTCCATCGAATATGTGCGGATCCGGCTCTCTCCTCAACCGGACTATTATTTTGAGGCGCCGACTGGGTATCAACGTTGGCTTCCGCCATCCTCAACACGAGAACGAGGGTAAAGGGCCGGCGACGGTCAGGAAGGGACTTGATGGTGTTGCAAAGCGAGAAAACCGGGGGGGCTGTCGGGGGACGGTGCGTCGCCCTGGCCATGTTCTCTCTGATGTTGATCGGGTTTGGGTCGGAGACCTGCGGTGCCAGTTCAGCTAGGGATGTGCAAGCGGCGTTTGACAAAAAACAGTATCGGGAAGCATTGGACCTTATTGATCAGGTCACCAAGGAGAAGGGGGCTCAGCCTGAGCTGAGACGCTTGAAGGTCCGTTCATTGATCCTCCTCGGTAAGCCGAAGGACGCATTGCCAGAATATGAACGGCTTGAGCAGGATGTGAAACAAGAAGATCGGGCGCTCCTGAAAGAAGTCGCGCTGGGCTTCGTGTATGTGCTGATAAAGGACATGCGCGAACAGATGCGCGGGGCTGCGTATACGGCCCTGAAAGATATCGACTCTCCGGACACCATCCCCGCATTGGAGGATGGTTTGAGCGATGGATCTGGTCTGGTCCGGGCCTTAGCTGCGGAAGCGCTTGGCAGACTCGAGGCCGGGAGACGGTCGCCACGATTGCGTAATGCATTGGAAGACCAGGCTGGTCTGGTGAAAGTAACAGTGCTGAAGGCGTTGGGGAAAAGCAGCGACCGGTCGGTGATCCCGTTGTTGGAAAAGGCACTGAAGGACGAACAGCCGGCTGTGCGGTTGGCTGCTG carries:
- a CDS encoding carboxypeptidase regulatory-like domain-containing protein is translated as MKLNTTQKVHTLAVAALMWLGHMVSPAGAYDVIDVQHGGTLDGTVTLAGAIPEPKGFNLITFPDPTYCGRISNGKGWRLLRDFIVAPAGGLKNAIVTLEGAESGKPFDMSVPLIEARDCMFQPWITIVRNGHAVEVVNMDPVMHDIQGYETSPEAGARVLFNTPLILNHQHQRGNMRAVHNHAPGKSLVGPIYLNKGRRTFYMQCGFHAYMESWAMAVNNPYYAVTDEQGAFRIENIPPGTYQMVVWHPQAGPGATRTITISPDGTTTEQVALQAPKGNRTSYKVMDNPRFGLESLGHPVEIEPLVEHQH